From a region of the Cardiocondyla obscurior isolate alpha-2009 linkage group LG28, Cobs3.1, whole genome shotgun sequence genome:
- the Gs2 gene encoding glutamine synthetase isoform X2 — protein sequence MSRSILKDSPNAALDKSLLQKYLNLPQPDNAIQAKYIWIDGTGEGLRCKTRTLDFVPKHPSELPTWTYDGSSTYQAEGANSDIFLYPVAIYNDPFRRGNNKLVLCDTYNSDKTPTKSNKRYRANQAMEIIKDQDPWFGIEQEYTLLDFDGRPLGWPKNGFPGPQGPYYCGVGADKVIGREIVEAHYRACLYAGVKIAGTNAEVMPSQWEFQVGPCTGINAGDDLWIARFLLHHIAEEYGVIVTLDPKPVDGTWNGAGAHTNFSTKSMRGENGIAEIEKAIDKLSKQHLRHIQAYDPRGGKDNERRLTGKCETSNIHDFSAGVANRNVSIRIPRGVAEEKKGYLEDRRPSSNCDPYSVCDALIRTCILNE from the exons ATGTCGAGGAGTATATTAAAGGATTCGCCGAATGCGGCGTTGGACAAGTCTCTGTTACAAAAGTACCTCAATCTGCCTCAGCCGGACAATGCGATTCAAGCGAAGTACATCTGGATCGATGGTACTGGCGAGGGATTACGTTGCAAGACTAGGACTTTGGATTTCGTGCCGAAACACCCATCCG AACTGCCGACGTGGACTTACGACGGCAGCTCGACGTACCAGGCCGAGGGTGCCAACAGCGACATATTCCTCTACCCGGTCGCGATTTACAACGATCCCTTTCGCCGCGGCAACAACAAGCTCGTGCTGTGTGACACCTACAACAGCGACAAAACCCCAACGAAGTCGAACAAGCGGTACCGGGCGAACCAAGCGATGGAGATAATCAAGGACCAGGACCCGTGGTTCGGTATCGAGCAGGAGTACACTCTGCTGGACTTCGACGGCAGGCCGCTCGGTTGGCCTAAGAACGGCTTCCCGGGGCCGCAGGGTCCGTATTACTGCGGCGTCGGAGCCGACAAAGTGATCGGCCGCGAGATCGTCGAGGCTCATTACAGAGCCTGCCTGTACGCCGGTGTAAAGATCGCCGGGACGAACGCCGAGGTGATGCCGTCGCAGTGGGAATTCCAG GTCGGTCCGTGCACGGGCATCAACGCCGGGGACGATCTATGGATCGCTCGATTCCTTCTGCACCACATCGCTGAGGAATACGGCGTGATCGTGACTCTGGACCCGAAACCAGTAGACGGCACGTGGAACGGCGCCGGTGCACACACCAATTTCTCGACGAAGTCGATGCGGGGCGAGAACGGCATCGCCGAGATCGAGAAGGCGATCGACAAGCTCAGCAAGCAGCACCTGAGGCACATCCAGGCGTACGATCCGCGGGGAGGAAAGGACAACGAGCGCAGGCTTACTGGCAAGTGCGAGACGAGCAACATCCATGACTTCAGCGCCGGGGTCGCCAATCGTAACGTCAGCATTCGCATTCCTCGCGGCGTCGCCGAGGAGAAGAAAGGATATCTGGAGGACAGGAGGCCCAGCAGCAACTGCGATCCTTATTCTGTCTGCGACGCTCTGATCCGTACCTGCATATTAAATGAGTAA
- the Gs2 gene encoding glutamine synthetase isoform X1 — MSTNVLVRICGPRLLRVAMTEQKSWITVSRCFSTTMSRSILKDSPNAALDKSLLQKYLNLPQPDNAIQAKYIWIDGTGEGLRCKTRTLDFVPKHPSELPTWTYDGSSTYQAEGANSDIFLYPVAIYNDPFRRGNNKLVLCDTYNSDKTPTKSNKRYRANQAMEIIKDQDPWFGIEQEYTLLDFDGRPLGWPKNGFPGPQGPYYCGVGADKVIGREIVEAHYRACLYAGVKIAGTNAEVMPSQWEFQVGPCTGINAGDDLWIARFLLHHIAEEYGVIVTLDPKPVDGTWNGAGAHTNFSTKSMRGENGIAEIEKAIDKLSKQHLRHIQAYDPRGGKDNERRLTGKCETSNIHDFSAGVANRNVSIRIPRGVAEEKKGYLEDRRPSSNCDPYSVCDALIRTCILNE; from the exons ATGAGCACCAACGTTCTCGTTAGAATTTGCGGGCCGAGGCTTCTGCGTGTCGCAATGACTGAGCAGAAATCATGGATCACCGTCAGCAGGTGTTTCAG TACCACGATGTCGAGGAGTATATTAAAGGATTCGCCGAATGCGGCGTTGGACAAGTCTCTGTTACAAAAGTACCTCAATCTGCCTCAGCCGGACAATGCGATTCAAGCGAAGTACATCTGGATCGATGGTACTGGCGAGGGATTACGTTGCAAGACTAGGACTTTGGATTTCGTGCCGAAACACCCATCCG AACTGCCGACGTGGACTTACGACGGCAGCTCGACGTACCAGGCCGAGGGTGCCAACAGCGACATATTCCTCTACCCGGTCGCGATTTACAACGATCCCTTTCGCCGCGGCAACAACAAGCTCGTGCTGTGTGACACCTACAACAGCGACAAAACCCCAACGAAGTCGAACAAGCGGTACCGGGCGAACCAAGCGATGGAGATAATCAAGGACCAGGACCCGTGGTTCGGTATCGAGCAGGAGTACACTCTGCTGGACTTCGACGGCAGGCCGCTCGGTTGGCCTAAGAACGGCTTCCCGGGGCCGCAGGGTCCGTATTACTGCGGCGTCGGAGCCGACAAAGTGATCGGCCGCGAGATCGTCGAGGCTCATTACAGAGCCTGCCTGTACGCCGGTGTAAAGATCGCCGGGACGAACGCCGAGGTGATGCCGTCGCAGTGGGAATTCCAG GTCGGTCCGTGCACGGGCATCAACGCCGGGGACGATCTATGGATCGCTCGATTCCTTCTGCACCACATCGCTGAGGAATACGGCGTGATCGTGACTCTGGACCCGAAACCAGTAGACGGCACGTGGAACGGCGCCGGTGCACACACCAATTTCTCGACGAAGTCGATGCGGGGCGAGAACGGCATCGCCGAGATCGAGAAGGCGATCGACAAGCTCAGCAAGCAGCACCTGAGGCACATCCAGGCGTACGATCCGCGGGGAGGAAAGGACAACGAGCGCAGGCTTACTGGCAAGTGCGAGACGAGCAACATCCATGACTTCAGCGCCGGGGTCGCCAATCGTAACGTCAGCATTCGCATTCCTCGCGGCGTCGCCGAGGAGAAGAAAGGATATCTGGAGGACAGGAGGCCCAGCAGCAACTGCGATCCTTATTCTGTCTGCGACGCTCTGATCCGTACCTGCATATTAAATGAGTAA